The DNA region TCTAGCACTCATCAGATTCTGAGATGGAAAAAAAGAAGGTGGATGAATGATAGATTCATACATAGAAGGTGTGGTTTTGCTATTGGAGGTGGTGGGGGTGGGGGTGGTAATAGTAGTTTTTGAGGAGGTGCTAATAGTAGTTTTTGGAGAGGTTGATTTTTTGACTCTCTTATTCTTTCTAACACCACCAACAGGAACATTTCTTAGAGTTCCACCTTTAGTCCAATGTCTTTTACAAGCTCTGCAGAAATGACGAGGTTGAGACTTGTTGTAGTTGTTGTAGTAACAAAATTTGGTGTTTGAAGAATCACATCTTGGACAATTCACAGCTTCTaattgatgattttgttgttgttgttgttttctCATAGGTGAAGCTTTTGGTAGTTCTAAGTTTTGATCTTGTAGCAAGGTTTGGTTCCAATCAATCCCTCTACTAGTAACTTGTTTAGAACTCAAACCCATATCTTAAGTTCAACCTTCTAAAATAAAGATTTTCTTGTGTGCAATTAGATGGAAAAAAAAGGTGATAAATTTTGGTCCTTTGATTCAAGAGCAAGAAAAGAAATTAATAAGGAGTTGATGAATGAGAGTGGTTTGGTTTGATAGAAGGAAAGGGTTAGGAAGGTGAGAAGAAGTGAACATGTATTTTCTTTATAAGAATATGTCTATATCTAATACTTACTTATTTATGGCCTTATCTATCTGTAAAGGAATAATAATTATAACAAGGTCAAAAAAAATTACTTCAAACTATGTGTGGAAAAAGAGAGAAAGAAGGGGTATGCTTTAGTTTTGATTGTTACTTGTGGGAGTTTAGTgttttaatgcatttttattgGGATTCTGATTCGCTTGAGTCATTTTGAACTTTGAAGCATTTATATAATTATTTTGTTTTCGTTAAATCAAGATCAGACGATTTATATTTTTAGATTTAATATTTATTATTGTTTTAAAAACTTAAATTTATATCAAATTTGAATCGTTTAATCTTGGTTTAACGGTTATCAATGTTATGACTACGTAAATATGATATAATGCAGTAGATAATCAAGTTTTCTCTCGTCACAATTCTACATTAAATCGATCAAAATTGATTAGacaaaattttaaattaatatgtatttttttaaaaatatatatatttaaaatttaattcGTTAGATCTCGATTTTACTAACACATGTATCAATTCTATGAATGCGTGAATTTGTaataaaaagaaatttgaaaattgtAGGAGAGATACTTAACTTGTAAGTTGAA from Lathyrus oleraceus cultivar Zhongwan6 chromosome 1, CAAS_Psat_ZW6_1.0, whole genome shotgun sequence includes:
- the LOC127082324 gene encoding dof zinc finger protein DOF3.1, with the translated sequence MGLSSKQVTSRGIDWNQTLLQDQNLELPKASPMRKQQQQQNHQLEAVNCPRCDSSNTKFCYYNNYNKSQPRHFCRACKRHWTKGGTLRNVPVGGVRKNKRVKKSTSPKTTISTSSKTTITTPTPTTSNSKTTPSMYESIIHPPSFFPSQNLMSARDSSEGNNEEFGIGNGIFLSSSMDLPQNQSLIFPFSNSSSLRSSNAYSYGEELKVMEDSTINNTIMPSTSGAGAITQPWENIPATASSGMEMSNYWSWEDIDSLVSTDLNVPWDDSDIKP